The sequence below is a genomic window from Arthrobacter sp. U41.
CTTCCTCAAGGACGAGGAGTACGCCAGCTCCACCACCCAGTGTGGTCCCGACGGCGCCCTCAACATCCCCGTCTACATCTCCCCGATCGCCGTGGCCTTCAACCTGCCCGACGTCAAGGAACTGAACCTCGACGCCGTCACCGTTGCCAAGATCTTCCGCGGCGAGATCGCCACCTGGAACGATCCCGCGATCGCCGCCCTGAACCCGGACGCCACCCTCCCGGACCTCGCGGTGACCCCGGTCAACCGCTCGGATGACTCCGGCACCACGACCAACTTCACCGAGTACCTGGCCGCTGCAGCCCCCGAGGCGTGGACGGACAAGGCCTCCGGCGTCTGGCCGGCTGCGCTCCAGGGCGAGAACGCCAAGGGCACCTCCGGCGTGGTCAAGACCGTCACCGACACCCCGGGCGCCGTGACCTACGCCGACGACTCCGCCGTCAGCGGCAAGCTGGGCGTCGCGCAGATCAAGGTGGGCGAAACCTTCACGAAGATCTCCGCCGAGGCCGCCGCCAAGGCAGTCGACGCCGGCAAGCCGGTCGAGGGCCGCAACGCCAACGACCTGTCGATCAAGCTGGACCGCACCACCAAGATCGAGGGCGCCTACCCGGTTGTCCTGGTTTCCTTCCACGTCGTCTGCAGCACCTACGCCGACCAGAAGACCGTGGACCTCGTAAAGGCTTTCGAGAGCTACGTGGTCTCGGACGCCGGTCAGACCGCAGCTGCTGAGGCCGCAAAGTCGGCCCCGCTGTCCAAGACCCTGCAGGACAAGGCACTGAAGTCAATCGAATCCATCAAGGTCAAGTCCTAGGGATACCTTGCGCTGGCAGGCATAGTGGAAACACCAGCCTGATTCTGGTTCCCTGCCCCGGTTCGGCTGTCACCGACGGCCACACCGGGGCAGGGAACTGCCGTGTTTGTCCGAAGTACCCAAAGATCTGAAGGATCGTGAAGTGACCACCACCTCCCTGACCACGTCTCGGGGCGCAGGCCGCGCCGGAGACAAGGTCTTTTCCGCAGCCACCTTGGCCGCTGGGTGCCTGATCCTGGCCGTGCTCTTCGGAGTGGCGCTCTTCCTCGTCATCCAGGCATTCCCCGCCCTTGTGGCCTCCCCGGACAAGATCCAGGGCGGCGAAGGCTTTTTCGCCTACATCTGGCCGATCGTCATCGGCACCCTGATCGCGGCCGTCATCGCGCTCGTGATCGCCACGCCGGTCGCGATCGGTGTTGCGCTCTTCATCTCGCACTACGCCCCGCGCAGGCTCGCCTCGGGGCTGGGCTACGTGATCGACCTGCTCGCCGCGATCCCCTCCGTGGTCTACGGCGCCTGGGGTGCCGCTTTCCTGGCCAAGGAAATCTCGCCGGCCTACAACTGGCTGGCCAACAACATGGGCTGGCTGCCGATTTTCCAGGGTCCGGCTTCGGCCACGGGCAAGACCATCCTGACCGCGGGAATCGTGCTGTCCGTTATGGTCCTGCCCATCATCACCTCGCTGAGCCGCGAAATCTTCCTGCAGACCCCCAAGCTGCACGAGGAAGCCGCGCTGGCGCTCGGAGCCACCCGCTGGGAAATGATCCGGATGGCCGTGCTGCCCTTCGGCCGTCCCGGAATCATCAGTGCCGTTATGCTCGGCCTGGGCCGCGCCCTCGGTGAGACCATGGCTGTCGCGCTGGTGCTGTCCTCCGGCGTGCTGACCGCCAGCCTCATCCAGTCCGGCAACCAGACCATCGCCGCCGAAATCGCGCTGAACTTCCCCGAGGCAGGCGGCCTGAAAGTCAACACGCTGATTGCTGCCGGTCTGGTCCTGTTCGTCATCACCCTCGGCGTGAACATGATCGCTCGCTGGATCATCAGCCGGCACAAAGAATTCTCGGGAGCCAACTAAATGACCGCCACCCTGACCCCCGTAAAGAAGCGCTCGGCCCTCACCAAGGGCCAGCTGCCGAAGTGGGCCCCGTACCTGGTTCTCGGCGTCGCCCTGGTTCTCGGCGCCGCGGTTCTGGCCCTGATCGGCTTCAACGCGCTCGGCTGGGGACTCGTCTCCGCCATCCTCTTCGCCGTCGGGCTCGTCGGCTGGAGCGCCGCCGTGGAAGGCTCACGCCGCGCCAAGGACAAACTCGCCAGCTGCCTCGTCGTCGGCTCGTTCCTGATCGCGCTGCTGCCCCTGATCTCCGTGATCTGGACCGTCCTGGTCAACGGCCTTCCCGGCCTGACGGACCCCGGCTTCCTGACCACGTCGATGAACGGCGTCACTGGCGCGTTTGACAACAAGAGCGTCGAGGAGGGCACCCCCGTCGTCGGCGGCATCTACCACGCTCTCATCGGCACGGTGCAGATCACCCTGCTGGCAACGCTCATCTCGGTGCCGGTTGGCCTGCTGACCTCGATCTACCTGGTGGAGTACGGCAACGACCGCCCGCTGTCCCGCGCCATCACGTTCTTCGTGGACGTTATGACCGGCATCCCCTCGATCGTGGCCGGGCTTTTCGCCGCAGCCTTTTTCTTCGCCATCGTCGGACCGGGCACCAAAACCGGTGCCGTCGCCGCCGTCGCGCTGTCCGTGCTGATGATCCCCGTGGTGGTCCGCTCCAGCGAGGAGATGCTCAAGATCGTCCCGAACGAACTCCGCGAGGCCGCCTATGCACTGGGCGTCCGGAAATGGCGCACCATCCTCAAGGTGGTCATCCCGACGGCGATCTCCGGCATCGCCTCGGGTATCACCCTCGCGATCGCCCGGGTGATCGGCGAAACCGCGCCGATCCTGGTCACCGCAGGCTTCGCGACCTCGATCAACTCCAACGTGTTCAGCGGCTGGATGGCGTCGCTGCCGACCTTCATCTACACGCAGATCCTCAACCCCACCTCGCCGTCCAACCCGGATCCGTCCTCCCAGCGCGCCTGGGGAGCCGCCCTGGTCCTGATCATCCTCGTGATGCTGCTCAACCTCGTTGCCCGCCTGGTTGCCCGGATGTTTGCCCCCAAGACCGGCCGCTAGCCCGGCGCCGGTGACCCAGCTCTTCAGCCCGCACCTCCAGCAAGTGAAGGAACATCATGTCTAAGCGCATCGACGTCAAAGACCTGAACGTCTACTACGGCAAATTCCTGGCCGTCGAAGACGTCAACATCAACATCGAGCCCAAGTCCGTCACGGCCTTCATCGGGCCGTCCGGTTGCGGCAAGTCCACCTTCCTGCGCACCCTGAACCGAATGCACGAGGTGATTCCCGGCGCCCGCGTCGAAGGCGAGGTGCTGCTCGACGGCGACAACCTGTACGGCCCCGGCGTGGATCCGGTCACCGTCCGCTCCCAGATCGGCATGGTTTTCCAGCGGCCCAACCCGTTCCCCACCATGTCCATCCGGGACAACGTGCTGGCCGGCGTGAAGCTGAACAACCAGAAGATCTCCAAGGGTGAGGCCGACGCGCTGGTGGAACGCTCGCTGCGTGGCGCCAACCTGTGGAACGAGGTCAAGGACCGCCTGGCGAAGCCCGGATCCGGCCTGTCCGGCGGCCAGCAGCAGCGACTCTGCATCGCCCGGGCGATCGCGGTGGAACCGCAGGTGATCCTGATGGACGAGCCCTGCTCGGCGCTGGACCCCATCTCCACGCTCGCCATTGAGGACCTCATCAATGAGCTCAAGGACGACTACACCGTGGTGATCGTGACGCACAACATGCAGCAGGCCGCTCGTGTGTCGAACAAGACCGCGTTTTTCAACATCGCGGGGACCGGGAAGCCGGGCAAACTGATCGAATACGGTGACACCCACACGATCTTCAGCAACCCCACCGAGAAGGCCACCGAGGATTACGTCTCGGGCCGCTTCGGATAGGCCGCTCCTCCCCGTCGACTGCTCCATGGGCGCCCTTATGAGCCCTCAAAAGGGCACCTGCGGAGCAACCGACGGGGCCTTGGAGCTCCGCGAGGTTCCTTAGAGCTCCGCGAGGGGCGACAGGGACAGGGCCAGCACGAACGCCCCTGCCGCGGTGACGGCCGGGGTGAGCACCCAGAACATCAGGACCCGGATCACCACTTTCCGGTTGGTGGCGGGGAATCCCTGGTTGGCTCCGGCGCCCAGAACGGCCGAGGTGACAGTGTGCGTGGTGGATATGGGCCAGTACAGTCCGATCGCGCCCACCAACAGGATGGCCGAGCTGAACAACTGGGCCACGGAGCCGCGCAGGGGATCCATCCGGATCAGCCGGTAGCCGATGGTGTAGGAAATGCGCCAGCCGCCGGCCAGGGTCCCGGCGGTCAGCAGGGCCGCGGTGAACAGCGCCACCCAGACCGGCATCTGGCCACCGTCGGACAGCCCGGATGCCAGCAGGGCAAGGATCAGGACGGCGCTCGTGCGCTGGCCGTCCTGCAAACCGTGGGCGAACGCCACGGCGCCGACGGCAATGCTTTGGGCGCGCCGGGAGCGGCTGTTGACGACGTTCGGCGGCGTATACCGCGCGGTCCACGTCGCGGGCCAGACCAGCAGGTAGGCGCCGGCGAAAGCAATCGCCGGCGAGAGCAGCAGCGGAAGCGCCACCTGGATGAGCAGGGACGTGTCCACGCCCCCGACGGCGTTCCCCCCGACCGCTGCGCTCGCGATGCCGGCGCCGGCCAGCCCGCCCACGAGGGCATGCGTCGAGGACGACGGGATGCCGCGCCACCAGGTGTAGATTCCCCAGAGCACGGCGCTGAACAGGCCGGCCATCAGGATGCTCAGCCCGTTCTCGCCCGGGGGCAGCTGCACCCAGGCCTGGCTGACGGCAAGGGCCAGGGTGCCGCTCAGCCCGGCCCCGACGAAGTTGAAGAACGCCGCCAGCAGCACCGCGATGGTGGGGGTCAGGGCGCGGGTTCGGACGGCCAGCGCCACCGCCGCGGAGGCGTCCCTGAATCCGTTCAGGAAGGCGAATGCCCCGGCGAAGACCACCACCAGGGCAAACAGGAAGATGGTCACGTCAGGATTCCTTGACGATGATGCTGCCTACCTCGGTCGCGATCCGGCGCATGTCCCTGGTGACGCCGACCAGCTGGTCTGCAATGTCCCGGTTGCGCGCGTACTGCGCCCACTTCATCTCGTTGAGCATGTCCGCCACCCAGACCCGGTGGGACCGTTCTGCGCGCTTGGCGAGGCGGAGGATCTCGATCCAGTAGTCCTCGAGGTCGTCCAGGTTGTCCAGTTTCCGCATGGCGTCCACGGTCAGCTCGGCCTGCCTGCTGATGATTTCGAGCTGGTCCGCGGCGCGTTTGGGCAGGCGGTCCAGCTTGTAGAGGGACACCAGCTCTGCGGCGGCATCGAGCTTTTCCATCGCCTCATTGAGGAACCGGGAGAGCGCGTACATGTCCTCGCGGGGGAGCGGGTTCACGAAGGAGGTCCGCATGTGGGTCAGCAGCGCGAAGTGCAGCTCCGCGGACTTGGCCTCATGGTTGTGCATGTCCTCCACCAGCCGGGCATTCTCACTGGCCGGTGCGCCGAGGATCTCCGAAAGGGTGCCTGTGGCGAGCACAATCTGGCTTGCCAGCTGGGCAAGAAGTTTCAGCCCGGCGGGCTCCTGGGGGAAAAGGCGCAGCTTCACGTGTGATTACCGGTCTTCGGGAGGGAGATGCACGGGTGTTGTCTTCCGGGCATGTGAGCGGATGATGACCCGGGCATGAGGATTACTTTACCGTCCGGCCTGTGAGCGTCGGGAAAGCGCCCCGGCGGCGCCCCGGAAATATGACAGGAGCCGGAGAAATCGTTGCAGGACCAGGGCCGAAACCGGGCAGGAACCCGGCAGGCAACAGGCATGAAAATGGTGCCGAACCGGATACGCCTCTCGGCGGTAGGCCGCTCTAGGCGGCTAGATGTTGAAGCCCGGGGGTTTCGCGGTTCGGCACCGCCTTCAGTTTTCTATGACCTCGGGGACAAGTCAACATTGACAGTCCGTGGGCGGCATGCGTAGCCGGTATCCGAAGGCGCTGGGCCCTGTCAGTCCAGCTCGCCCAGACGCCACGCGTTGGCGGCGTGTTCGAGGTCCTCGGCGGTCTTGACCAGGAGGTGCGAATTGCGGGTGAGCTTGCTCGCGTGGTTCTCGTTGCTGTGCTCGGCACCGTCGGCGAGTGTGGCCTGGCCCAGCGCCACGACGCGGCAGAACGCGGCGGAGCGTTCCAGCGCGACGTCGAACTCGCCGTCGAAGGCGCCCGAGAGGATGGCGTCCGCCATTGACTTCATCTCGTCAGCCCCGGGCGGCTCGGCGGCGCCGGCCACCACATTCGACACCTGGGCGGTGTCCTTGCCGGCCTTGAAGTAGACGGAGATCCGCTCGGGGTCCTGGATCGTGGCCGCGCGGAGGGCGTACAGGCGCCAGAGGGCTCCCTGGAGGGAGCGGGCCGGGCTTTCGGCCCACATTTCGGCGATGGCTTCCAGGCCCTGTTCATCGGCAAGCTTGACGAGCCGTTTGGTCACCACGGGGTCGTCGCTGTCGCGACCGCGGCGCACCAGCGCCTGCGCGGCGAGATGGGCGGCCTCGGAGACGCGGGCAGGATCGGCCCCGCCCGCGAAGGGCTCAAAGTCGATGGGGGCGAAGGACTTCGGCTTGTGGTGCCGGTGCGGTCCGGGGGTGCTGGATCCTGCTTGCTCGCTCATGCCACCACGCTACTCCTGTGCTGCCGGGGAATCGAGCGTAAGGCCCGCCGCGGCCGGACCGGTGCCCGGCTGTCATTTTTCGAAGTCCTCTGCACGGGCATCCGCTAAAGTTCGGGGGTTGTGCGGCCGGCTCTGAACGCTTGGATGTTCGAACCCGCGTGCACAACCTGGCGTTTTGCATCGAAGTGGTCTGCAGCGAACGGTTGCGGCTGCTGCATTAACGCCTTCGCTCGGGGTCCGACGGAAATTCACGCTAAGCGGTCAGGCGGGGTCGCCTGCGCGTTTGATGGCACGGTGAACGGAGACCAGGTGTGCTTCCTGTTCCTTCGAGAGTTTGGGCTGCTTCCCCCGCAGGCGGCCCGTCGCCTCGGCGACGGCCATGCCCTCACGGGATCGTGCTCGGATCAGGTTGGCTTCGAATTCCGTGACCATGGCCACGATGTGAAAGAGGAGCCGGCCTACGGGATCGGTCGGGTCGTGGACAGAGCCGCTGACGCTCAGCTTGACCTCGCGGCGGGTGAGTTCGGCGACTATGTACTTTGCATCGTGCAGGGGGGCCGGGCCAGGCGGTCGAGTTTGGTCACGACCAGGGTCTCTCCGGCCCGGCCCGGCCCGGCATGCGGCCAGCGCTTCGCTGAGTCCGCGGCGTGCCCGGTTGGCGCCAGTCAGGCCTTGGTCCGTGAATGTCTTGTCCGGCGTCATTCCCAGAGCGAGAAGGGCGTTCTGGTGGGCGGTCTTGGTCCTTAGTGGATATGCGGGCGTATCCGATCAGGAGTCCGGCTGTGTCTATCCAGATTCGTGAATCCACCCTGGATGACCTGGAACATGTGAACGCGGTCTGTGATGCCAACGCCCGAACCTGCTGGACCAGAGAGATGATCTGGTACACGGACTTTTCGACGACGATCACTGTGGAGTCAATCGAGGTGACCGGTACGGAAGCGAGCGTCCATTTCAAGGAATTGACCGAGGAACACCAGGCCTCGGTGGCGAATGGGCCAAGCAACGTCCCGTCCGGCTACTCGCTGCCGCAGACGGCCACACCGGCTAAACTGAACACTTTTGTCGCAGTCAGAGGTGGCCGCGGCCCCGCTGCCGCGTCTTGATTGCTGCCCGGCTTAGGGTGGCGATGGCAACAACGACGATGACTTCCATCAAGTTATCAACGGGTTCCAGTCCTCAAGCATCATCAGTTGCCCGTGTCCCTTCAGGATGAGGTGCACAGACTCTACTCCCGCGGACGAAAACCGGACCGGGTTCAGTTGGTGGCCGTGATTCGCGCGCCGTCGGCGGGGCTGGGCCCGCTGGTGGTGGAGTACTTCCCCGACCGCTCGGAGGAATCGCGCTCAGCGCCTCGTCTCGTACCTGGTCAGGACCACGCCGCCGGGAAACGTCCGCGTCTCCACCAGGTCCAGGTTCACCCAGCCGTCCAGCGATGTGAAGAACGGAGTGCCGCCGCCCACCAGGACCGGATGGGTGGCTAGCGCGTATTCGTCGATCAGCCCTGCCCGCATTGCCGCCCCGGCGAGCGTTGCGCCGCCGATGCTCATCGGGCCGCCGTCCCCGGCCTTGAGCCGGGTGATCTCGGCGATCGCGTCGCCGGTGACCAGGCGGGTGTTCCAGTCGACCTTGTCGATCGTCGAGGAGAACACCACCTTCGGCGCGTCCCGCCAGTTCCGCGCGAACTCGATCTCCGCCGGGGTGGCGTTGGACTGCTGGTCGCCGGTCGGCCAGTAGGAGCTCATGGTCTCCCAGAGCTTGCGGCCGTACAGCGAGAGGCTGCTAGCCCGCTCCTGGTCGAGCCACCAC
It includes:
- the pstB gene encoding phosphate ABC transporter ATP-binding protein PstB, with product MSKRIDVKDLNVYYGKFLAVEDVNINIEPKSVTAFIGPSGCGKSTFLRTLNRMHEVIPGARVEGEVLLDGDNLYGPGVDPVTVRSQIGMVFQRPNPFPTMSIRDNVLAGVKLNNQKISKGEADALVERSLRGANLWNEVKDRLAKPGSGLSGGQQQRLCIARAIAVEPQVILMDEPCSALDPISTLAIEDLINELKDDYTVVIVTHNMQQAARVSNKTAFFNIAGTGKPGKLIEYGDTHTIFSNPTEKATEDYVSGRFG
- a CDS encoding dihydrofolate reductase family protein; translation: MRKLTYGMNLTLDGYIAAAGDDIGWSGPSEELFRWWLDQERASSLSLYGRKLWETMSSYWPTGDQQSNATPAEIEFARNWRDAPKVVFSSTIDKVDWNTRLVTGDAIAEITRLKAGDGGPMSIGGATLAGAAMRAGLIDEYALATHPVLVGGGTPFFTSLDGWVNLDLVETRTFPGGVVLTRYETRR
- a CDS encoding DUF47 domain-containing protein — translated: MKLRLFPQEPAGLKLLAQLASQIVLATGTLSEILGAPASENARLVEDMHNHEAKSAELHFALLTHMRTSFVNPLPREDMYALSRFLNEAMEKLDAAAELVSLYKLDRLPKRAADQLEIISRQAELTVDAMRKLDNLDDLEDYWIEILRLAKRAERSHRVWVADMLNEMKWAQYARNRDIADQLVGVTRDMRRIATEVGSIIVKES
- the pstC gene encoding phosphate ABC transporter permease subunit PstC, with translation MTTTSLTTSRGAGRAGDKVFSAATLAAGCLILAVLFGVALFLVIQAFPALVASPDKIQGGEGFFAYIWPIVIGTLIAAVIALVIATPVAIGVALFISHYAPRRLASGLGYVIDLLAAIPSVVYGAWGAAFLAKEISPAYNWLANNMGWLPIFQGPASATGKTILTAGIVLSVMVLPIITSLSREIFLQTPKLHEEAALALGATRWEMIRMAVLPFGRPGIISAVMLGLGRALGETMAVALVLSSGVLTASLIQSGNQTIAAEIALNFPEAGGLKVNTLIAAGLVLFVITLGVNMIARWIISRHKEFSGAN
- a CDS encoding inorganic phosphate transporter, which encodes MTIFLFALVVVFAGAFAFLNGFRDASAAVALAVRTRALTPTIAVLLAAFFNFVGAGLSGTLALAVSQAWVQLPPGENGLSILMAGLFSAVLWGIYTWWRGIPSSSTHALVGGLAGAGIASAAVGGNAVGGVDTSLLIQVALPLLLSPAIAFAGAYLLVWPATWTARYTPPNVVNSRSRRAQSIAVGAVAFAHGLQDGQRTSAVLILALLASGLSDGGQMPVWVALFTAALLTAGTLAGGWRISYTIGYRLIRMDPLRGSVAQLFSSAILLVGAIGLYWPISTTHTVTSAVLGAGANQGFPATNRKVVIRVLMFWVLTPAVTAAGAFVLALSLSPLAEL
- the pstS gene encoding phosphate ABC transporter substrate-binding protein PstS, translated to MKALRFGRNAAIAVISAGALALTACGSDNATNTAQTAPSASGAQVTGTLTGIGSSAQGAAMDAWKTNFASANQGATVQYSPDGSGAGRKALLDGSAQFGGSDAFLKDEEYASSTTQCGPDGALNIPVYISPIAVAFNLPDVKELNLDAVTVAKIFRGEIATWNDPAIAALNPDATLPDLAVTPVNRSDDSGTTTNFTEYLAAAAPEAWTDKASGVWPAALQGENAKGTSGVVKTVTDTPGAVTYADDSAVSGKLGVAQIKVGETFTKISAEAAAKAVDAGKPVEGRNANDLSIKLDRTTKIEGAYPVVLVSFHVVCSTYADQKTVDLVKAFESYVVSDAGQTAAAEAAKSAPLSKTLQDKALKSIESIKVKS
- the pstA gene encoding phosphate ABC transporter permease PstA; the protein is MTATLTPVKKRSALTKGQLPKWAPYLVLGVALVLGAAVLALIGFNALGWGLVSAILFAVGLVGWSAAVEGSRRAKDKLASCLVVGSFLIALLPLISVIWTVLVNGLPGLTDPGFLTTSMNGVTGAFDNKSVEEGTPVVGGIYHALIGTVQITLLATLISVPVGLLTSIYLVEYGNDRPLSRAITFFVDVMTGIPSIVAGLFAAAFFFAIVGPGTKTGAVAAVALSVLMIPVVVRSSEEMLKIVPNELREAAYALGVRKWRTILKVVIPTAISGIASGITLAIARVIGETAPILVTAGFATSINSNVFSGWMASLPTFIYTQILNPTSPSNPDPSSQRAWGAALVLIILVMLLNLVARLVARMFAPKTGR
- a CDS encoding recombinase family protein, with product MTPDKTFTDQGLTGANRARRGLSEALAACRAGPGRRDPGRDQTRPPGPAPLHDAKYIVAELTRREVKLSVSGSVHDPTDPVGRLLFHIVAMVTEFEANLIRARSREGMAVAEATGRLRGKQPKLSKEQEAHLVSVHRAIKRAGDPA